DNA sequence from the Plodia interpunctella isolate USDA-ARS_2022_Savannah chromosome 12, ilPloInte3.2, whole genome shotgun sequence genome:
GTATTCTTTTTCGCTCTGTGTTGACTTGTATTAAGATCACTAGATGAAGCTCTATTATCTTTCCTTGCTCTTTCGTCACGCCTGTTACCTTTGTTATCATCTCTTTCTAATTGCTTGGTAttctctttttctttcttgtcTTTGAGTTGTTTATCTTTAGCTTCCCTAGCATCTTTTTCTTTGGCTTTCTCGTCATTGCGCTTTTGTACCACTGAGTCAATCTTGCTATGAGGTTGCTCTTCATCATCAGTATACATTAAGCTGTTTCGATGTCTGTTCGAGCTGGGTTCAGtgctattttgttttgatgaagAGCTAGTGTTTTTAACAATGGGAGATTTCACTATTTTCGTTGATGtatcagatatattttttagtatttgtgACGTTGCTTTTCGTATTTGGCTTCctgttttaagaaaaaaatatatgaaaatatgaacATTTGCAAGTCATAAATCACGAGGTATGCTAATTTGTCTAACATTTTATCATCAATGATGTAGACATGTAGACATTATTTATGCTCCTCTAACATGGGAGTAAGTATTCTACATTTTTTACTCTATTTAAACATCAGTTGGATTTGAAGACGAAAAGTACcctaattattgttatatattctaCTCTAGCatcaaatttaatgaaaataggCAATAGTGCATACCAGTATCAGAGTTGGTTCCAGCTGAATTCTTGGCGGCTGCAAACAGCTGTCCCGGGCGGTAGTCCTCCTCATCAGATGAGCTGTTACCGAAATTGGTGCTAGCTGCTATCGCGCGGGAGGCTTGTATTGGGACGGGCGAAGCCACCACTTTGGGGGGAGGGGCTGATGATGAACAATTCTCAGGCTCGAAGATGTGGATGAAGGATAGGCCATACTGAAATTTGATGATTTTGCCATGGTTTGATAAGTTTGTAATTTGTGTGTATTGAAAAATGTGAAGTTACCGGGAAGTTTTGAGAGTAAAATTTATGTTGAAGAAGTGGTCAAGAGTTACATTTTGAGGCTTCAAAACGaagattattgtttttgtattttaaaaaatctactgTCTGGTCAACTGTGTGATAGTCAAATTTGCCTCTTAGTGGCAGATTGACCATGCTGTGCCTACTTTAACAGGCCCTGTTAAACTGTTAAAGTAAGTGATAAggcaataaaaactataaaattttaaaattaaccttttatttttttttgtgttagagttaaataaatcctaactaaatattataaatgcgaaagttagttTGTTCCCTCTTCATACTCTATCAACCAATTTTCCAGAAatgttgtatatataataagtatatataaacttatatatagtCTATAGGGAAAGACACAGTTACAATTCATACCGGAAAAAGTAACtgatcccgtgggaaattcacgcaggcAGAGCCGCGAGAACcagctagtaaaaaataagagTTACCTTGCACTGTTTGTTGTAAGGCTGGCGACACACGACGCGCACGCGGTCTCCGCGTTGTGTGCTCGAGAGCTGCTCTCCGCTGAACGACCGCACTTTGTCCTGAGGCTCTTTACGGGACTCCAATGGAGACAGAAATATGCTGCTGGGGACTAGTACCTGACGAGAGACAGTAACGCTATGAAATCAAagctaatgtatttattttggtagTTACAgggatttaattttttatagtgaTTCAAATATTGAAGCcttgtaaaaaatttaattaaatttgcatatataacaaaactatgttttaatgtttacaatataaatgtaaaattttaattagactTACTTCATATGCATCAGGTGCTTCAGAGCGACCTATTAACACCTCAACCACAGCAGCATGATAAGTACCAATATGGATAGCTGATATCTGAAACATTAAGAACTCTATGTAAATTTCATCTGTCTTTAAAAggtcaatcaataaataaaaaataataattaaagcaCTTAAAAAAGGACACAACTTTACCTCAACAAAAATactccaaaataaataacaatgtaatagGGCTATTATGTAATAAGGACTGTCCTTATTTGAATTCTTGTCACAAATCAAGAGTACAGCCCTACTGTTTACtacaaagatcatttttcatataatattcaattacattatatttttcatcttaTTAGTAAGTCATTATTAATAAGTCATTACCTGCACAGCATGGCTCAGCTGGAGAACCACAGAGCAACTGGACTCACCGGCAGGGCACAACCAGCGACGCTTGCCAACCTCCCACACCAGTAGATTGCTGGCAGGGTGttcctaatataatattagttatataaatattccatAGATATTCCATATTCAAAGCTAAAAgtggaatttttattatgcttttatttgtatttggtATAGGATTTAATCAATTCAATCCATTTATTCCTTGCATTCATGTACAGATTCACATTGGTTGTCACAATAATGCTTGTTAGTAGGTGTTAGTACATACACCCGGATTGGGTGTTGCAAGTTTGTCAACACAGTATATTAatcaatcatatttatttacatttaggtAACTACCGCATATAATGGGTTCAAATTGGTACTTACTGGATCTTCACTGCTGAAGCTAACTATATAATCAATTTTGACTCGAGGCATTGTATTTAGATTATATTGTAGTATGTAATTAAACGGATTTCAAGTAGATAACATCtcacaaacacaaataaaaatattaggttttCCGGCTTCCTTTTTCTTCAGgagaaaaagataaatattggAGGCAATAGAGAATCGAGGAAAACTTTTAGAAAAGGGTACGAAAAACTGTTTGAAAAGTAAATCCGAAAGAAAAGTGTATGATCTCGAACTCTCGAGGCGAAGTCGAAGAAGAAAACAGACATTAATTCTGACATTGACTTAGGATACGACATTGACATTAAGATCAAATGatgagttttatattttgtaggcAAATGTAATTCAACTTATACAGCGCCTGTAAAtggattgtattttttaattattttttttaaactttataaaaccACTGTTTATAAAGCACTCATTTGTTTGCGCGTTAAAAGAAAACACtcaataaaataggtaaatatttttaatatgtattttcttatcaaaacaaattcttcaaaaaaatttaattttaaaatttcaatgtcGCAAGATTAGGTACTCCGGAGCATCTACATGGTcgcaagtaataaataatagatacataatgcttatttttttctaattagaTTACTGGATTACTTTTTTTCGCTCTCCTAATGAGTCTCGCGCAGATACAGCATTACTGAAGGATCACTTCAAATAATAGGCTACTGAAACATGCATTTAGTAAATGCACACAAGTAAAataactacctacttatttgGTCGATTATTAAGCTTACAGCAAATtttatacctaggtacctacgtaataaatacaaactatGTTACATTAATTCCAATATCTAGTATTCtatctacaaaataataccATTGACTGAGTTTGACTAAGAAGGTACAAAATTGGAAGCACATAAAGGTACAAAACAATGCTATTATCGGTCGTATTTATCTGCCCTTCACAACTCTATACTTATGCACCCTAATGATGACTGGTTCTCTTTTCTTCGGCGGCACTCGTCTCTTGCTGGGCTTTCGATGGTACGTGTAACCACCTTCTGGTTGAGGCCTTGCGTATAATATGGTCGGGGCATCGTCTTCTGCTTCTGTTGGTTCAGTGTTCATCGGATGCGGTATAGAAGCGGCGTAAATATTCGGTAGTCGATATAACGGTTGATGATCAAATGTCCCTTGTTTCTGAATTATCGTCATCGACTGCGGATGGTAGGGTTCAGGGTGTTGGATGTACGTCCCTGATTGTTGAGGGTATGTTGGGCGGTAGTGAGTTTGCCGGCTGTAAGAAGTCGCGAGCGAAGTTGGAGCTTGTACATATGAGGAGACATGATGGCTGTAAGCCGGAGTGAGGCTGGTTGATGTTGGTCGTTGGCGTTGAGTTGGTGGGTAGCGAGTTATTGGCAGCGGCGCTGTGGACACGATGTGGACGATCGGCAGGGGGGCGTGTAGTGGGACGGCTGCGAAGGCCATGGGTTCGTATCCGCCGGCGAACTCGCTGGCGTAGATTCCCAGCACATCGCTCCGTCGCTGCACCGCATCTCTCAATGGCTCGCAGTGGGACTGCGCGCATACCAGCAGCAGTACTAGGGACATCTGAAATTcatagaaatgaaaatattacttattacactggacttataaaattttagcttaggtacttaatttcgtccattaacaatatttaatactaagccgtttttgaaatattcataattttgaaaaaaaaaattgtgttcataattttgaaaaaaaaattgtgttcgcgaggtgagtttgtttgaggcgggtattCTCCGAAGCAATATATTCTGGTATATTCGAatagaaagctacattatccgagattgctatagctatatttgttttgaaataaattagttttcagcAATATCAATGAACACTTCTAAAAATCCGAAAAAAAAGCTCTACCGAAAATCTTAACTTGCGTGCGCTGGCCCTACTGTTGATTATACATGCATGTAATGTACTACaataatataggtttttagtaGATCCATAAGAAAAGCCCGTGACACTATACATCtgtcttttataattaaataacaataagacattttatatgtaaaaagataatgtaaattaaaaggtgcattttgacaattattactacacaagcatattaatccttatgattaaaagttatttcatcatcgacataatttcatgaagataaaTGTTGTCCTTTACAGCACATAAATTGGATGaatagattctgaaatatcatggaattaaaaaatacgcatttaaaaaatatatattgttgaacACGACACCGCTGCCGTGTGAAGACTAACTTTGAAAAAGGTGTTTTGAGATATTCAATTTTCCAGCCAACCAAAAACACTAGTAGTTACATATAGCTACGCTACGCTCTACGCTCCTAGAGTTCGTTTTGTACCATTAAgatagtacctacatatttgcGTCAACGTTGGGTACGTATCTACTTACTCAAGCCTACGGTACTTATTCTTTAAAATGTGGTTCAGTTAAGGCGTATTGAAAGAGTAAAATTAGATATCGGAGTTTTACAGTTCCTAGTGCTCCTGAATTAGTTTAGTTCAagaaaaaaactgtaataaattatactcctaaTACCTTCCTTAagggaagcggtggtggttaagcccgcctgtggatcgaaaggtcccaggttcgaatcctactcgtgctacatgagtttgtatacccatctgactcatgtatagtagttttcatcgaccaccacttgcttccggtgaaagaaaacatcatgaggaaacctgcacactagttgattcttattatcttgtatgtgaaatggagaaggcaatggcaaaccactccattaataatgccaagaaggttgttgtgtgtgtgtttcatttcacgtaataacACGACCCtaagccatgaggaatacgactatgaacaAGAAAACCTTCCTTAGTAATCACACTATACTATTGCtgaaccgtacaaaaatccgtccggtagtttttgaatttatcacgTTCATACCGatgttctttttataatttgtaagtacttaggtaggtataggtaaataaacttttttctttcactTGTCTAAAATCACACTGCACATTATCCTGTTTGAATTATTGAATGGCCAATGAATATCACTCACAATGAGATCCATGTCGGTGAGCGCGGCGCGTGGCGGCGGGCGCGACCATGCGACTGGCGAGGCAGGGGCACCCTCCAGTAAACTTTCAGCCGCTTCAGCGACAGAAAATGCACAGAGCTGTTCCGTGTGTGACGAGCGAGGTACTTCCTGTGACAGTGTGATTTACTAGGATTTTTTTCCGGAATGATTTTGAGTGAGTTCCGGGACCTCAAAAAGAAAAACGGTTGAATAGAATTTATCCCATCTATCAATACCTGTTTCTCAAGATatcaagttttaattaaaattagacttgagtttattgtttttatcttaCTCCATTTTCAGCCATTTTGTGACTGCTGATTCAACCCTGTCCTCTTGATTGTCAGCATTCTTTATCTTATGCTGTGTTTCACGCACATTGGTACGAATTTGGACTGATGACCTGATGAACTGATGTTGGCCGCCTCGCTGCTGGTCGTCCGACAGTTTTTCAACTGTCTTAGTGCACCATTTGGTGATTTACTCCACCTGTCATCGATTTTTATGAACCATGAAAACATCCAACTTGTATTTAGTTACGTATAACttcgcaataaaaatataccagaATGTCGCAACGAATGTGCACATCAACTACATTAAGGGTTGAGCAGCTTATTCAACCCTGAGCAAAATGCAATAACAACGTACGTTCTGTACAATTCACATACTCTTTAATTTAAAGATGAATCCTATTATCTTAATTttggacgacctcggtggcgcagtggtaaagttcttgccactgaaccgagtggTCCCGGGTTCCCGATCCTCGGtcgatcatgatggaaaatgatatttttctgattggcccgtgtcttgggtgtttatctatttatgtatttgttataaaatatagtatcgttgagttagtatcccataacacaagtctcaaacttactttggggctagcttaatctttgtgatttgtcctaatatatttaagtatttatttattttaaaattataatctttgaccacatagattttatttatctacagcTCTATATGTGTACTTTCTACTACGCACTGTAACATGTGCGTGCATGTCTGTGGTCAGTTGAAATTCAAGCGATGTCATTCTTCCTTCCTCGTGGTGCGCGTAGCGTGTTCATGGGTGACACAGTCCAATGAACTACTTTTTTTCATTGTAGTAT
Encoded proteins:
- the LOC128674209 gene encoding uncharacterized protein LOC128674209, whose amino-acid sequence is MDLIMSLVLLLVCAQSHCEPLRDAVQRRSDVLGIYASEFAGGYEPMAFAAVPLHAPLPIVHIVSTAPLPITRYPPTQRQRPTSTSLTPAYSHHVSSYVQAPTSLATSYSRQTHYRPTYPQQSGTYIQHPEPYHPQSMTIIQKQGTFDHQPLYRLPNIYAASIPHPMNTEPTEAEDDAPTILYARPQPEGGYTYHRKPSKRRVPPKKREPVIIRVHKYRVVKGR